From one Streptomyces chromofuscus genomic stretch:
- a CDS encoding Lrp/AsnC family transcriptional regulator: MAIDRLDGRIIVLLAREPRIGVLEMSRRLGVARGTVQARLDRLQSNGVIRGFGPQVDPAALGYPVTAFATLEIRQGQGADVRAHLATVPEVLELHTTTGSGDMLCRLVARSNADLQRVIDLVVGFDGIVRAATAIVMENPVPLRIIPLVEQAALQE; the protein is encoded by the coding sequence GTGGCGATCGATCGACTGGACGGGCGGATCATCGTGCTGCTCGCGCGCGAGCCGCGGATCGGCGTGCTGGAGATGTCCCGCCGGCTGGGGGTCGCGCGGGGCACCGTGCAGGCCCGGCTGGACCGGCTTCAGTCGAATGGCGTCATCCGCGGATTCGGCCCGCAGGTCGACCCGGCGGCCCTCGGCTACCCGGTCACCGCCTTCGCCACGCTGGAGATCCGGCAGGGTCAAGGGGCGGACGTGCGCGCCCACTTGGCGACCGTGCCGGAGGTGTTGGAACTGCACACCACGACCGGCAGCGGGGACATGCTGTGCCGGCTGGTCGCCCGCTCGAACGCCGATCTTCAGCGTGTGATCGACCTGGTCGTCGGTTTTGATGGCATCGTGCGGGCCGCGACGGCGATCGTGATGGAGAACCCCGTTCCGCTGCGGATCATCCCGCTGGTGGAGCAGGCGGCGCTCCAGGAATGA
- the hppD gene encoding 4-hydroxyphenylpyruvate dioxygenase, with protein MTQTTHHAPDTARQADPFPVKGMDAVVFAVGNAKQAAHYYSTAFGMKLVAYSGPENGSRETASYVLENGSARFVFTSVIKPATTWGHFLAEHVAAHGDGVVDLAIEVPDARAAFAHAVERGARPVAEPYELKDEYGTVVLAAIATYGETRHTLVERSGYDGPYLPGYVAAEPMVEPPAQRTFQAIDHCVGNVELGRMNEWVGFYNDVMGFTNMKEFVGDDIATEYSALMSKVVADGTLKVKFPINEPAIAKKKSQIDEYLEFYGGAGVQHIALNTNDIVQTVRTMRAAGVQFLDTPDSYYDTLGEWVGETRVPVDTLRELKILADRDEDGYLLQIFTKPVQDRPTVFFEIIERHGSMGFGKGNFKALFEAIEREQAKRGNL; from the coding sequence ATGACGCAGACCACACACCACGCTCCCGACACCGCACGGCAGGCCGACCCCTTCCCGGTCAAGGGAATGGACGCGGTCGTGTTCGCCGTGGGCAACGCCAAGCAGGCCGCGCACTATTACTCCACCGCCTTCGGTATGAAGCTGGTCGCCTACTCCGGACCGGAGAACGGCAGCCGCGAGACCGCGAGCTACGTGCTGGAGAACGGCTCCGCCCGGTTCGTGTTCACCTCGGTGATCAAGCCCGCCACCACCTGGGGTCACTTCCTCGCCGAGCACGTGGCCGCGCACGGCGACGGCGTCGTCGACCTCGCCATCGAGGTCCCGGACGCGCGGGCGGCGTTCGCCCACGCCGTCGAGCGGGGCGCCCGCCCGGTCGCCGAGCCGTACGAGCTGAAGGACGAGTACGGCACGGTCGTCCTCGCCGCGATCGCCACCTACGGCGAGACCCGGCACACCCTGGTGGAGCGGTCCGGCTACGACGGCCCCTACCTGCCCGGCTACGTCGCCGCCGAGCCGATGGTCGAGCCGCCCGCCCAGCGCACCTTCCAGGCCATCGACCACTGCGTCGGCAACGTCGAACTCGGCCGGATGAACGAGTGGGTCGGCTTCTACAACGACGTCATGGGCTTCACGAACATGAAGGAGTTCGTGGGCGACGACATCGCGACCGAGTACAGCGCGCTGATGTCCAAGGTCGTGGCCGACGGCACGCTCAAGGTCAAGTTCCCGATCAACGAGCCCGCCATCGCCAAGAAGAAGTCACAGATCGACGAGTACCTGGAGTTCTACGGCGGCGCGGGCGTCCAGCACATCGCGCTGAACACCAACGACATCGTCCAGACGGTCCGGACGATGCGCGCGGCCGGCGTGCAGTTCCTGGACACGCCCGACTCCTACTACGACACGCTGGGGGAGTGGGTCGGTGAGACCCGCGTGCCGGTCGACACCCTGCGCGAGCTGAAGATCCTCGCCGACCGCGACGAGGACGGCTACCTGCTGCAGATCTTCACCAAGCCGGTCCAGGACCGCCCGACCGTCTTCTTCGAGATCATCGAGCGGCACGGCTCCATGGGCTTCGGCAAGGGCAACTTCAAGGCCCTGTTCGAGGCGATCGAGCGCGAGCAGGCCAAGCGCGGCAACCTCTGA
- a CDS encoding RDD family protein: protein MSTEPPPGSGGQPPEDDPFKKQPPPGEGAGSPYDRPPGSGEQPPPYGGGQPPPGGAQPPPGGGGPYGGGPYEGGPYGGGPYGGGGDYPSDPLAGMPPLADSGKRTLARLIDMVLVGIVAWLIAVGFNVDEYQMNAERVDVGDSVAQSVIAAVLFTAYDTIMIARSGQTLGKKWLNMRVAQLDNGATPSVQTSLLRSLVLWIPFAFCCACVWTAVCGGWSFFDKPYKQGLHDKAAKTVVVSTS, encoded by the coding sequence ATGAGCACCGAACCGCCCCCCGGTTCCGGCGGACAGCCGCCGGAGGACGACCCGTTCAAGAAGCAGCCCCCGCCCGGCGAGGGGGCCGGCTCGCCGTACGACAGGCCGCCCGGGAGCGGTGAGCAACCCCCGCCGTACGGCGGCGGCCAGCCCCCGCCCGGTGGTGCCCAGCCCCCGCCCGGTGGGGGCGGGCCCTACGGCGGCGGCCCGTACGAAGGCGGCCCGTACGGCGGCGGTCCGTACGGCGGCGGTGGCGACTACCCCTCCGACCCGCTCGCCGGTATGCCCCCGCTCGCCGACAGCGGCAAGCGCACGCTGGCCCGGCTGATCGACATGGTGCTCGTCGGCATCGTCGCCTGGCTCATCGCCGTGGGCTTCAACGTGGACGAGTACCAGATGAACGCCGAGAGGGTCGACGTCGGCGACTCCGTGGCGCAGTCCGTCATCGCGGCCGTGCTCTTCACGGCGTACGACACGATCATGATCGCCAGGTCCGGGCAGACGCTGGGCAAGAAATGGCTGAACATGCGCGTGGCACAGCTCGACAACGGAGCCACGCCCTCGGTGCAGACGTCCCTGCTCCGCTCGCTGGTGCTGTGGATCCCGTTCGCGTTCTGCTGCGCCTGTGTCTGGACCGCGGTCTGCGGCGGCTGGAGCTTCTTCGACAAGCCCTACAAGCAGGGGCTGCACGACAAGGCGGCCAAGACGGTCGTGGTCAGCACGAGTTGA
- a CDS encoding FAD-binding oxidoreductase, with translation MIMSRIQAPPDEAQGNLTDRLLAGLPAEAVLTDPDVTASYANDMASFCPAGTPAVVVLPRTVEQVQHVMRTATELCVPVVPQGARTGLSGGANATDGCVVLSLTKMDRVLEISPVDRIAVVEPGVVNADLARAVGEHGLYYPPDPSSWEMCTIGGNIGTASGGLCCVKYGVTAEYVLGLDVVLADGRLMSTGRRTAKGVAGYDLTRLFVGSEGSLGIVVRAVLGLRPKPPQQLVLAAEFASAAAACDAVCRIMAGGHVPSLLELMDRTTVRAVNDLAHMGLPESTEALLLAAFDTPDPAADLAAVGALCEAAGATGVVPADDAAESELLLQARRLSLTALEAVRGTTMIDDVCVPRSRLGDLIEGVERIADKYRLTIGVVAHAGDGNTHPTVCFDAQDPDECRRARESFDEIMALGLELGGTITGEHGVGVLKKEWLAREIGPVGVEMQRAIKQVFDPLGILNPGKLF, from the coding sequence GTGATCATGAGCCGTATCCAAGCCCCTCCCGACGAAGCGCAGGGCAACCTCACGGACCGGCTGCTGGCGGGTCTGCCGGCCGAGGCCGTCCTCACCGATCCCGACGTCACCGCCTCCTACGCCAACGACATGGCGAGCTTCTGCCCGGCCGGCACCCCGGCCGTGGTGGTGCTGCCACGCACCGTCGAACAGGTGCAGCACGTCATGCGCACCGCCACCGAACTGTGCGTCCCGGTGGTTCCCCAGGGCGCCCGCACCGGCCTGTCGGGCGGGGCCAACGCCACCGACGGCTGCGTGGTGCTGTCGCTGACGAAGATGGACCGCGTCCTGGAGATCAGCCCCGTCGACCGCATCGCCGTCGTGGAACCCGGCGTCGTCAACGCCGACCTCGCCCGCGCCGTCGGCGAACACGGCCTCTATTACCCGCCGGACCCCTCCAGCTGGGAGATGTGCACGATCGGCGGCAACATCGGCACCGCCTCGGGCGGCCTGTGCTGCGTGAAGTACGGGGTGACGGCCGAGTACGTCCTCGGACTCGACGTCGTCCTCGCCGACGGCCGCCTGATGTCCACCGGCCGCCGCACCGCCAAGGGCGTCGCCGGGTACGACCTCACCCGCCTGTTCGTCGGCTCCGAGGGCTCCCTCGGCATCGTCGTACGGGCCGTCCTGGGGCTGAGGCCCAAGCCGCCGCAGCAGCTGGTGCTGGCCGCCGAGTTCGCCTCCGCGGCCGCCGCCTGCGACGCCGTGTGCCGGATCATGGCCGGCGGGCACGTGCCCTCCCTGCTGGAACTGATGGACCGTACGACGGTCCGGGCCGTCAACGACCTGGCGCACATGGGGCTGCCCGAGTCCACCGAGGCCCTCCTGCTCGCCGCCTTCGACACCCCGGACCCGGCCGCCGACCTCGCCGCCGTCGGGGCGTTGTGCGAGGCCGCCGGCGCCACCGGGGTCGTCCCGGCGGACGACGCGGCCGAGTCCGAACTGCTGCTCCAGGCGCGGCGGCTGTCGCTCACCGCGCTGGAGGCGGTCCGGGGCACCACGATGATCGACGACGTGTGCGTGCCCCGCTCCCGGCTCGGCGACCTGATCGAGGGCGTCGAGCGCATCGCCGACAAGTACCGGCTCACCATCGGGGTCGTCGCCCACGCGGGTGACGGCAACACCCACCCGACCGTGTGCTTCGACGCCCAGGACCCCGACGAGTGCCGGCGCGCCCGCGAGTCCTTCGACGAGATCATGGCCCTCGGCCTGGAGCTCGGCGGCACGATCACCGGCGAACACGGCGTGGGCGTGCTGAAGAAGGAGTGGCTGGCGCGCGAGATCGGCCCCGTCGGCGTGGAGATGCAGCGGGCGATCAAGCAGGTGTTCGACCCGCTGGGCATCCTCAACCCCGGCAAGCTGTTCTGA
- a CDS encoding RDD family protein produces MSAPTPAPGDDRPREGYYPDPSIPGYVRYWNGAAWVPGTSRPAPADGAPLAPPPGVRPARPAVEETGPHFFDEDPEPVRQDPSDAQHGSRPEPASAWGADRSRQSGFGGDQDRRVSWPAAQGSDPRVPADPPVQPEGSAARTDGTASSLQHPAAPGRAGAPSPAGSEPAGSGNTFVFRRPAADSRGTSGAEDAAEDPGTMTFRALTPRTGQGDGAAAQGGGARVPGPTATPHTGASGPATPGPAASGGQGNPGWTAPPPGPPAQTPAQNAGGPGFGAGKAAAARASADRSAPVAGPAPQSPGVPHQAQASVPATPVTSGPGGGQSSWAQQVHRLAGASTPDEQPVAPWKPPVEDVFQAAARRQAAARPAGLGKRLVARLIDTLVVAGVTAVAAVPLGARALDHIQGKIDEAKLSGQTVTVWLLDGTTSTYLAVVLAVLLLAGVLYEALPTATWGRTLGKKLLGLEVWDIEAHEAPSFGAALRRWLVYSVSGLLCFGLVGVLWCLFDKPWRQCWHDKAAHTFVAG; encoded by the coding sequence ATGAGCGCCCCAACCCCGGCACCCGGCGACGACCGGCCCCGCGAGGGCTACTACCCGGACCCCTCCATCCCTGGATATGTCCGGTACTGGAACGGAGCCGCCTGGGTCCCGGGCACCAGCCGCCCGGCCCCGGCCGACGGCGCGCCGCTCGCCCCGCCGCCCGGTGTGCGCCCCGCGCGGCCCGCCGTCGAGGAGACCGGGCCGCACTTCTTCGACGAGGACCCCGAGCCCGTACGCCAGGACCCCTCCGACGCCCAGCACGGCAGCCGCCCCGAGCCCGCCTCGGCCTGGGGCGCCGACCGGTCCCGGCAGTCCGGCTTCGGCGGCGACCAGGACCGGCGCGTCTCCTGGCCCGCGGCCCAGGGCTCCGACCCGCGCGTCCCGGCCGACCCGCCCGTGCAGCCCGAGGGCAGCGCCGCCCGCACGGACGGCACGGCGTCCTCCCTCCAGCACCCGGCTGCGCCCGGACGGGCGGGAGCGCCGTCGCCCGCCGGATCCGAGCCGGCGGGCTCCGGCAACACGTTCGTCTTCCGCCGCCCGGCCGCCGACTCCCGGGGCACGAGCGGCGCTGAGGACGCCGCCGAGGACCCGGGCACCATGACGTTCCGCGCGCTCACCCCGCGCACGGGGCAGGGGGACGGGGCGGCGGCGCAGGGCGGGGGCGCGCGGGTGCCGGGGCCGACGGCCACGCCGCACACGGGCGCGTCCGGCCCGGCGACGCCCGGCCCCGCCGCGTCCGGCGGCCAGGGCAACCCCGGCTGGACGGCCCCGCCCCCCGGCCCGCCCGCCCAGACGCCCGCCCAGAACGCCGGCGGTCCCGGTTTCGGCGCCGGGAAGGCGGCCGCCGCGCGCGCCTCGGCGGACCGGTCGGCCCCGGTCGCGGGGCCCGCCCCGCAGTCCCCCGGCGTCCCCCATCAGGCCCAGGCCTCCGTTCCCGCCACCCCGGTCACCTCGGGCCCCGGCGGCGGCCAGTCCTCCTGGGCGCAGCAGGTGCACCGTCTCGCCGGCGCCTCCACCCCCGACGAGCAGCCCGTGGCCCCCTGGAAGCCCCCGGTGGAGGACGTCTTCCAGGCGGCGGCGAGGCGTCAGGCCGCGGCCCGCCCCGCCGGGCTCGGCAAGCGGCTGGTGGCGCGGTTGATCGACACCCTGGTCGTCGCGGGCGTCACCGCGGTCGCCGCCGTACCGCTCGGCGCGCGGGCCCTCGACCACATCCAGGGCAAGATCGACGAGGCCAAGCTGTCCGGCCAGACGGTCACGGTGTGGCTGCTGGACGGCACGACGTCGACGTACCTGGCCGTCGTCCTCGCCGTGCTCCTCCTGGCCGGCGTCCTCTACGAGGCGCTGCCCACCGCCACGTGGGGCCGCACCCTGGGCAAGAAGCTGCTGGGCCTCGAGGTGTGGGACATCGAGGCGCACGAGGCCCCGTCCTTCGGCGCGGCCCTGCGCCGCTGGCTCGTCTACAGCGTGTCCGGGCTGCTCTGCTTCGGCCTCGTCGGCGTCCTGTGGTGCCTGTTCGACAAGCCGTGGCGCCAGTGCTGGCACGACAAGGCCGCGCACACGTTCGTGGCGGGCTGA
- a CDS encoding tetratricopeptide repeat protein, producing METGVKTAIETGTGNGANDPRGAGRGSGRRRARLVTGVLLGLLVACVGAGGLLWLTRPQPLPAPPPEPGPAQLATAAVTSGVPAALPHLAALIAERERHLRTRPEDARAWALLGLAYVEQGRRTADAAHYPTAERALRTSMRLLPHGNAGALEGMAALANARRDFRAARTWGEAALKVDRKRWTTHSLLIEAYTGLNDYKAAQSTLERLQKLHSGTAVMARSAAVYWDRGWREDAAATLSDAAASAGAPAERAAWLERAGQLAWERGDREVALQHLEEAVRLDPDLRAAQAGQARALAALGRTTEALNAYRVALAEQPSPGYALELGELYESLGLDQAAQVQYDMLRAQVRNAAAGGVDEELVLGRLEADHGDPDEAVLRLRAEWRKQPGIAVADALGWALHRAQEHEEALRFAERATDKEHGGGVRSALYAYHRGMIEKTLGLHGPARRHLREALLINPYFSPLWAPSAREALDELGEPPQVEPPAA from the coding sequence ATGGAGACCGGTGTGAAGACGGCCATCGAGACCGGCACGGGAAACGGGGCGAACGACCCGCGCGGCGCGGGCAGGGGTTCCGGGCGGCGACGTGCCCGGCTGGTCACGGGCGTGTTGCTCGGCCTGCTCGTCGCCTGCGTCGGCGCGGGCGGGCTGCTGTGGCTGACGCGCCCGCAGCCGCTGCCGGCTCCGCCCCCCGAGCCCGGCCCCGCCCAGCTCGCGACAGCCGCGGTCACCTCCGGGGTGCCGGCCGCGCTGCCGCATCTGGCGGCGCTGATCGCCGAGCGTGAGCGGCACCTGCGGACGCGTCCCGAAGACGCGCGGGCGTGGGCGCTGCTGGGGCTGGCGTACGTGGAACAGGGGCGGCGGACCGCCGACGCCGCCCACTACCCGACCGCCGAGCGGGCGCTGCGGACGTCGATGAGGCTGCTGCCGCACGGCAACGCCGGTGCCCTGGAGGGCATGGCTGCGCTGGCGAACGCGCGGCGGGACTTCCGGGCGGCGCGGACGTGGGGCGAGGCCGCGCTGAAGGTGGACCGCAAGCGCTGGACCACCCACTCGCTGCTGATCGAGGCGTACACCGGCCTCAACGACTACAAGGCCGCCCAGAGCACCCTCGAACGGCTCCAGAAACTGCACTCCGGTACGGCGGTGATGGCCCGGTCGGCCGCCGTGTACTGGGACCGGGGCTGGCGCGAGGACGCGGCGGCCACCCTGTCGGACGCGGCGGCGAGCGCCGGGGCGCCGGCGGAACGGGCGGCCTGGCTGGAGCGGGCCGGGCAGCTCGCCTGGGAGCGCGGGGACCGGGAGGTCGCCCTGCAGCACTTGGAGGAGGCGGTGCGCCTCGATCCCGACCTGCGGGCCGCGCAGGCCGGGCAGGCGCGCGCGCTGGCGGCGCTGGGGCGCACGACGGAGGCGCTGAACGCGTACCGGGTGGCGCTCGCCGAGCAGCCGTCGCCGGGTTACGCGCTGGAGCTGGGCGAGCTGTACGAGTCGCTGGGGCTCGACCAGGCGGCCCAGGTGCAGTACGACATGCTGCGCGCGCAGGTCCGCAACGCGGCGGCCGGCGGGGTGGACGAGGAGCTGGTGCTGGGGCGTCTGGAGGCGGACCACGGCGATCCCGACGAGGCCGTGCTGCGGCTGCGCGCCGAGTGGCGCAAGCAGCCGGGCATCGCGGTGGCCGACGCGCTGGGTTGGGCGCTGCACCGGGCGCAGGAGCACGAGGAGGCGCTGCGGTTCGCGGAGCGGGCGACCGACAAGGAGCACGGTGGCGGCGTGCGCAGTGCGCTGTACGCCTACCACCGCGGGATGATCGAGAAGACGCTCGGTCTCCACGGGCCCGCCCGGCGGCACCTGCGGGAGGCGCTGCTGATCAATCCCTACTTCTCGCCGCTGTGGGCGCCGTCGGCGCGGGAGGCGCTCGACGAACTGGGCGAGCCGCCGCAGGTGGAGCCTCCGGCGGCCTAG
- a CDS encoding ABC transporter permease has translation MNFWEYLGSRYQQFFVDAYQHASVVFQCMVVATALGVLIGVVTYRSEWAGNLATLATSTILTIPSLAMIGLLIPVVGLGVPPTVIALTLYGLLPIVRNAIVGLRGVDPTLVDAATGIGMSRIKRLVRVELPLAWPPILTGIRVSTQMLMGIAAIAAYASGPGLGNLIFRGLASLGSANALNQVLAGTLGILVLALLFDAAYVLIGRLTISRGIRV, from the coding sequence GTGAACTTCTGGGAGTACCTCGGCAGCCGTTACCAGCAGTTCTTCGTGGACGCCTACCAGCACGCCAGCGTCGTCTTCCAGTGCATGGTCGTGGCGACCGCGCTGGGTGTGCTGATCGGCGTGGTCACCTACCGCTCCGAGTGGGCCGGGAACCTGGCGACCCTCGCCACCTCCACGATCCTGACCATTCCGTCGCTGGCCATGATCGGTCTGCTGATCCCGGTGGTGGGGCTCGGCGTGCCGCCGACCGTGATCGCGCTGACGCTGTACGGGCTGCTGCCGATCGTCCGCAACGCGATCGTGGGGCTGCGCGGTGTCGATCCCACACTGGTGGACGCGGCCACGGGCATCGGGATGTCCCGGATCAAGCGGCTGGTGCGGGTCGAGTTGCCGCTCGCCTGGCCGCCGATCCTGACCGGCATCCGGGTCTCGACGCAGATGCTGATGGGCATCGCCGCCATCGCGGCGTACGCCTCCGGTCCCGGGCTGGGCAACCTGATCTTCCGCGGGCTCGCGTCGCTGGGCAGCGCGAACGCGCTGAACCAGGTGCTCGCGGGCACGCTCGGGATCCTCGTCCTGGCGCTGCTGTTCGACGCCGCGTACGTGCTGATCGGTCGCCTGACCATTTCGAGGGGGATCCGTGTCTGA
- a CDS encoding immune inhibitor A domain-containing protein, which translates to MTSRPWTLRAAATAVALAAATATISGLTVAQADSTGPAAAPAADRQDPASPENHEERAHDLDGPLSKTQEAQREEALRQVISGQAEVEKRAGSKVVELESRGGDSKYVELGREKTDKIFTILVEFGDQIDPRYGGTPGPLHNRIAEPDRSKDNSTAWQADYNREHFQDLYFGDGVGSMKTYYEKQSSGRYSIDGEVTDWVKVPYNEARYGSNACDPDNCAWFAVQDGVNAWVDQQKAAGKTTAEISAALAEYDQWDRYDHDGDGDFNERDGYIDHFQIVHAGEDESAGGGAQGEDAIWAHRWYAFGTDAGATGPDFNKLGGTQIGDSGVWVGDYTIQPENGGLGVFAHEYGHDLGLPDHYDTAGGENSTGFWTLMSSGSWLGTGEDTIGDMPGDMTAWDKLQLGWLDYDVAKAATASKHKLGVAEYNTVNPQALVVQLPQKAVTTEIVAPAEGSSQWWSGSSNDRRATLARSVDLTGKASAALTLDGWWEIEKDYDYLYTEVSTDGGSSWTPIDGTADGAPITRDGSDQPALSGVSGGHKQLSYSLDAYAGQKIDVRFRYATDGGVSLKGFTADRITLTADGAPLFSDNAESADAAWTANGFSRIGASFTKDYAQYYIAENRQYVSYDKTLQVGPYNFGFSNTRPDWVEHFPYQDGLLIWKWDTSQQDNNTSEHPGAGLLLPVDSHPTATKWSDGTLMRNRIQTYDSPFSWYPTDGITLHKAGVPTKIRPSLGVPVFNDHTNTYYDEANPLGGVKITDTNTKIKIVQQPLSGSTITVQVGPAVK; encoded by the coding sequence GTGACCAGTAGACCCTGGACGTTGAGAGCGGCCGCGACAGCGGTGGCGCTCGCCGCGGCCACCGCCACGATCTCCGGCCTCACCGTGGCCCAGGCCGACTCGACCGGCCCCGCGGCCGCGCCCGCCGCCGACCGGCAGGACCCGGCGTCGCCGGAGAACCACGAGGAGCGCGCGCACGACCTCGACGGCCCGCTGAGCAAGACTCAGGAGGCCCAGCGCGAAGAGGCCCTGAGGCAGGTCATATCCGGCCAGGCCGAGGTCGAGAAGCGCGCGGGCTCCAAGGTCGTCGAGCTCGAGAGCCGCGGCGGTGACAGCAAGTACGTCGAGCTGGGCCGGGAGAAGACCGACAAGATCTTCACCATCCTGGTCGAGTTCGGCGACCAGATCGACCCGCGCTACGGCGGCACCCCGGGCCCGCTGCACAACCGGATTGCCGAGCCGGACCGTTCCAAGGACAACAGCACGGCCTGGCAGGCGGACTACAACCGCGAGCACTTCCAGGACCTGTACTTCGGTGACGGCGTCGGCTCGATGAAGACGTACTACGAGAAGCAGTCCTCGGGTCGCTACTCCATCGACGGCGAGGTGACCGACTGGGTCAAGGTGCCGTACAACGAGGCCCGTTACGGCTCCAATGCGTGCGATCCCGACAACTGCGCCTGGTTCGCGGTGCAGGACGGCGTCAACGCCTGGGTGGACCAGCAGAAGGCGGCAGGGAAGACCACCGCCGAGATCAGCGCCGCGCTCGCCGAGTACGACCAGTGGGACCGCTACGACCACGACGGCGACGGCGACTTCAACGAGCGCGACGGCTACATCGACCACTTCCAGATCGTGCACGCCGGCGAGGACGAGTCCGCGGGCGGCGGCGCGCAGGGCGAGGACGCGATCTGGGCCCACCGCTGGTACGCGTTCGGCACCGACGCGGGCGCCACCGGCCCCGACTTCAACAAGCTCGGCGGCACTCAGATCGGCGACTCCGGCGTCTGGGTCGGCGACTACACCATCCAGCCGGAGAACGGCGGACTCGGTGTCTTCGCCCACGAGTACGGCCACGACCTCGGTCTGCCGGACCACTACGACACCGCGGGCGGCGAGAACTCCACCGGTTTCTGGACGCTGATGTCGTCCGGCTCCTGGCTCGGTACCGGTGAGGACACCATCGGCGACATGCCCGGCGACATGACCGCCTGGGACAAGCTGCAGCTCGGCTGGCTCGACTACGACGTGGCAAAGGCCGCGACCGCCTCGAAGCACAAGCTGGGTGTGGCCGAGTACAACACCGTGAACCCGCAGGCTCTCGTGGTGCAGCTGCCGCAGAAGGCGGTCACCACCGAGATCGTCGCCCCGGCCGAGGGCTCCAGCCAGTGGTGGAGCGGCTCCAGCAACGATCGCCGCGCCACGCTCGCCCGCTCCGTCGACCTGACCGGCAAGGCCTCGGCCGCGCTGACCCTGGACGGCTGGTGGGAGATCGAGAAGGACTACGACTACCTCTACACCGAGGTCTCCACGGACGGCGGCAGCAGCTGGACCCCGATCGACGGCACCGCGGACGGTGCCCCGATCACCCGTGACGGCAGCGACCAGCCCGCCCTCAGCGGTGTTTCCGGCGGGCACAAGCAGCTGTCGTACTCGCTGGACGCCTACGCCGGTCAGAAGATCGACGTCCGCTTCCGCTACGCCACCGACGGCGGCGTGTCCCTGAAGGGCTTCACCGCCGACCGGATCACGCTCACCGCCGACGGTGCCCCGCTGTTCAGCGACAACGCGGAGAGCGCGGACGCGGCCTGGACCGCGAACGGCTTCTCGCGCATCGGCGCCTCCTTCACCAAGGACTACGCGCAGTACTACATCGCCGAGAACCGTCAGTACGTGTCGTACGACAAGACCCTGCAGGTCGGCCCGTACAACTTCGGCTTCTCCAACACCCGTCCGGACTGGGTCGAGCACTTCCCGTACCAGGACGGTCTGTTGATCTGGAAGTGGGACACCTCGCAGCAGGACAACAACACCAGCGAGCACCCCGGTGCCGGTCTGCTGCTGCCGGTCGACTCGCACCCGACCGCGACGAAGTGGTCCGACGGCACGCTGATGCGCAACCGCATCCAGACGTACGACTCGCCGTTCAGCTGGTACCCGACGGATGGCATCACGCTGCACAAGGCGGGCGTGCCGACCAAGATCCGCCCGTCCCTGGGTGTGCCGGTCTTCAACGACCACACGAACACCTACTACGACGAGGCCAACCCGCTGGGTGGTGTCAAGATCACTGACACCAATACCAAGATCAAGATCGTTCAGCAGCCGCTCAGCGGCTCGACGATCACGGTCCAGGTCGGCCCCGCGGTGAAGTAG
- a CDS encoding SsgA family sporulation/cell division regulator encodes MHTVVERELELRLILSPEHGIPVPARLGYRTDDPYAVHISFHIHSDHPVDWAFARDLLVEGVFRPRGHGDVRVWPAKVGGRDVVVMALSSPDGDALLQAPAAQVSAWLERTLRVVPPGSEGEQLGIDDGLAQLLAR; translated from the coding sequence ATGCACACCGTGGTGGAACGCGAACTGGAGCTGCGACTGATCCTGTCGCCGGAGCACGGCATCCCGGTGCCGGCCCGGCTGGGCTATCGCACCGACGACCCGTACGCCGTCCACATCAGCTTCCACATCCACTCCGACCACCCCGTCGACTGGGCGTTCGCCCGCGATCTGCTGGTGGAGGGGGTGTTCCGGCCGCGCGGGCACGGGGACGTGCGGGTATGGCCGGCGAAGGTGGGCGGGCGCGACGTCGTGGTGATGGCGCTGAGTTCGCCCGACGGGGACGCGCTGCTTCAGGCGCCGGCGGCCCAGGTGTCGGCCTGGCTGGAGCGCACGTTGCGGGTGGTGCCCCCCGGCAGTGAGGGCGAGCAGCTGGGCATCGACGACGGGTTGGCCCAGCTGCTCGCCCGGTGA